Within Massilia endophytica, the genomic segment CCTTACTGTTGGGTTGCGAAGCGCGCGCGCAGCTGGTCCAGCACCAGGTGGGCCGTGGCGACGTTGGTGGCGCAAGCCACATTGTGCACGTCGCAGGCGCGCACCAGGGCGTTGATGTCCGGTTCGTGCGGCTGCGGCGTCATGGGGTCGCGCAGGAAGATCACGGCGTCGATCTGGTCCTCCACCAGCAGGGAGCCGATCTGCAGGTCGCCGCCCAGCGGCCCGGAATGCTTGCGGTCCACCGCCAGGCCCAGCTCGTTGGCCAGGCGGCCGCCCGTGGTGCCGGTGGCGGTCAGGGTGCACTGGCGCAGGAACTCCACGTATTCGCCCGCCAGGGCAATCATGTCGTCTTTCTTCTTGTCGTGGGCAATGAGGGCGATACGGGGCTTCATGGACGTAGTTCTCTCTTGGCGTTGGAAAGCAGGTAGATGCCGGACATGACGAGCGCGGTGCCCGCCAGCTGCCAGGCGCTCACGGGTTCGGCCAGTATGACGGCCCCCAGCAGCAGTGTCGACACGGGGCCGATCATTCCTGCCTGGGAAGCCACGCCCGCGCCGATGCGCTGCACGGCGATCATGGTCATGAAGACGGGCATCACGGTGCACAGCAGGCCGTTCATCAGCGAGAGCCAGTAGACGGGCATGGGCTGGACCAGCATGCCTGCTGGCCGCAGCAGGAAGAACTGGCCGATGCAGGCGGCGCTGGACACGCACATGGCATAGGCGACCAGGCGCAGCGAGCCGATGCGCTTGACCATCTCGCCCGAGCCCAGCAGGTACAGGCCATAGCTGACGGCCGAGCCCAGCACCAGCAGCGAGCCCACCAGCACATTGCGGTTGCCGCCCTCCAGGTCATGCAGGAAGACGAGCACGATGCCGCCGTAGGAAACGAACAGCGCCAGCCATTGGGCGCGGCTGATGTGCTTCTTCAGCACCGAAGCGGAAATGAGCAGCACGAAGCTGGGCGTGAGGAAGAGGATCAGGCGCTCCAGGCCCACGGTGATGTATTGCAGACCCAGGAAGTCGAGGAAGCTGGAAAGATAGTAGCCCACCAGGCCCAGGCCCACGATGCGCCAGCGGTCGGCGTTCGACAGCGGCGGGCCGCTGCGCATCTTCCACACGGCCACGGCGGCAAACACGGGCAGGGAAAACAGCATGCGGAAGGCAAGCACCGTGACCGCATCCATGTGATACCGGTACATCAGCTTGGCCAGCACGGCCTTGGTGGAAAACAGCACCGCGCCCCCGATGGCGATCGCGAGCCCGCTCAGATAGGTGGCCCGCGCGGCGGCGGCATCCCTTGTGCTTGTGGTCATTCCTTCATTGTAAGAGAAACAGGCTTTTCCCGCTGGCGGGGCCCATTTTCCAATCTGAAATGTTGCCGCGCGAAATTGCTTGCGCAGACGCGACAGCTCGTCTTTTTAGGCGTACTCTTTCGTTATAAAAATTACATTCTTTTTCGGCAACAAAAAGGAGTGGAATCATGGCGGACACACTCATTTTGGGAGGCACCAACGGGAACGACACACTGACCGGCGGTGATGGTAATGATTACATTTATGGCAATGGAGGAGCAGATATTATGAGTGGTGGAAACGGCGACGATCGTCTGTACAGCGGTGAAATCTATCGTGAGGGCGGCAACCTTCCCGACACTGTTGGCGATGTGTTCCATGGGGGAGCAGGCAACGACATCATGTTCGGCGGCGATGGCAACGACCGCATGGATGGCGAAGCCGGCAACGATCAGGTAAATGGGGGTAAAGGCCACGACTGGCTCGCCGGCGGTCCTGGCAACGATACCCTGGACGGTGGCGCAGGCTTCGACACGGCGGTGTTTGCCGGCGTGCGGGCGGACTACACCGTCGGGCGCGATCCGGCCACAGGCATGCCGGTGGGGGTGCTCACGAGCGCCAGTGGGGAGTCGGATACCCTGGTCGGCATCGAGCGGGTGCAGTTCGCCGACACGGCCGTGGCCTACGACATCAGCGGCGACGCGGGCCAGATCTACCGCCTCTACCAGGCGGTGTTCAACCGCCAGCCCGACCAGGCAGGCATGGGCTTCTGGCTCAGCGTGGCGGAAGACCGGGGCTGGAGCATGCGCGACATCGCCTCCGGCTTCTTCAACAGCGACGAGTTCCGCACCATGTATGCCAGCAATTCGGACGCGGACTTCCTGGCCAAGCTGTACCTGAACGCCCTGCACCGGCCCTATGACCAGGCAGGCCTGGACTCCTGGCTGCATGCCATCAGCCTGGGCGTGACGCGCGAGGAAATCCTGCTGGGCTTTGCGGAAAGCGCGGAGAACCAGGCGCAGGTCATTGGCAGCATCCAGAACGGCATCACCTACACGCCGTTTATCGCCTGAGGCTTCCCCGGCGGGCGCGCAATCCGAGGGGGGCGGTATGCTAGAATACCGCCCTCGATTGCATACCGTCTAAGGAAGACCGAACATGGCTGGACACAGCAAATGGGCCAATATCAAGCATAAAAAGGCTGCAACGGACGCCAAGCGCGGCAAGATCTGGACGCGCCTGATCAAGGAAATCACGGTCGCGGCCCGCATGGGCGGCGGCGACATCAACGCCAACCCCCGCCTGCGTCTGGCGGTGGACAAGGCAGCCGACGCCAACATGCCGAAGGATAACGTGCAACGCGCGATCACGCGCGGCACCGGCGGCGACGAGGGCGCCAACTACGAAGAAGTACGCTACGAGGGCTACGGCATCGGCGGCGCGGCCATTATCGTGGACTGCATGACGGACAACCGCGTGCGCACGGTGGCCGAAGTTCGCCACGCTTTCAGCAAATACGGCGGCAATATGGGCGCCGAGAACAGCGTGTCCTTCCTGTTCAAGCACTGCGGCCAGTTCCTGTTCGCCCCCGGCACCGACGAGGCCAAGCTGATGGACGCGGCCCTGGAGGCGGGCGCCGAGGACGTGGTCGCGGACGAGGAAGGCGGCTTCGAAGTGCTGTGCGCGCCGAACGATTTCGCCGCCGTGAAGGATGCGCTGGAAGCGGCGGGCTTCAAGGCCGAAGTGGCGGAAGTGATCATGAAGCCGTCCACCGAGACCGTGTT encodes:
- a CDS encoding DMT family transporter — translated: MTTSTRDAAAARATYLSGLAIAIGGAVLFSTKAVLAKLMYRYHMDAVTVLAFRMLFSLPVFAAVAVWKMRSGPPLSNADRWRIVGLGLVGYYLSSFLDFLGLQYITVGLERLILFLTPSFVLLISASVLKKHISRAQWLALFVSYGGIVLVFLHDLEGGNRNVLVGSLLVLGSAVSYGLYLLGSGEMVKRIGSLRLVAYAMCVSSAACIGQFFLLRPAGMLVQPMPVYWLSLMNGLLCTVMPVFMTMIAVQRIGAGVASQAGMIGPVSTLLLGAVILAEPVSAWQLAGTALVMSGIYLLSNAKRELRP
- a CDS encoding DUF4214 domain-containing protein, whose translation is MADTLILGGTNGNDTLTGGDGNDYIYGNGGADIMSGGNGDDRLYSGEIYREGGNLPDTVGDVFHGGAGNDIMFGGDGNDRMDGEAGNDQVNGGKGHDWLAGGPGNDTLDGGAGFDTAVFAGVRADYTVGRDPATGMPVGVLTSASGESDTLVGIERVQFADTAVAYDISGDAGQIYRLYQAVFNRQPDQAGMGFWLSVAEDRGWSMRDIASGFFNSDEFRTMYASNSDADFLAKLYLNALHRPYDQAGLDSWLHAISLGVTREEILLGFAESAENQAQVIGSIQNGITYTPFIA
- a CDS encoding YebC/PmpR family DNA-binding transcriptional regulator, with translation MAGHSKWANIKHKKAATDAKRGKIWTRLIKEITVAARMGGGDINANPRLRLAVDKAADANMPKDNVQRAITRGTGGDEGANYEEVRYEGYGIGGAAIIVDCMTDNRVRTVAEVRHAFSKYGGNMGAENSVSFLFKHCGQFLFAPGTDEAKLMDAALEAGAEDVVADEEGGFEVLCAPNDFAAVKDALEAAGFKAEVAEVIMKPSTETVFTGDDAIKMQKLLDALENLDDTQEVYTNAVIED
- a CDS encoding methylglyoxal synthase — its product is MKPRIALIAHDKKKDDMIALAGEYVEFLRQCTLTATGTTGGRLANELGLAVDRKHSGPLGGDLQIGSLLVEDQIDAVIFLRDPMTPQPHEPDINALVRACDVHNVACATNVATAHLVLDQLRARFATQQ